One genomic window of Corythoichthys intestinalis isolate RoL2023-P3 chromosome 18, ASM3026506v1, whole genome shotgun sequence includes the following:
- the LOC130906289 gene encoding 14-3-3 protein epsilon-like: MAERGDAVYQAKLAEQAERYDEMVESMKQVASLDLELTVEERNLLSVAYKNVIGARRASWRIISSLEQKEESKASEEKLVMYRDYRKLVEKELKSICKDILEVLDQHLIPASISGESKVFYYKMKGDYHRYLAEFATSNDRKEAAENSLVAYKAASDVASTELPPTHPIRLGLALNFSVFYYEILNSPDRACRLAKEAFDCAIAELDTLSEESYKDSTLIMQLLRDNLTLWTSDLQGDGEEQNTEAPPEAEEEVQ; the protein is encoded by the exons ATGGCGGAAAGAGGGGACGCAGTTTACCAGGCCAAACTCGCCGAGCAAGCGGAGCGATACGATG AAATGGTGGAGTCAATGAAGCAAGTGGCGAGCTTGGACTTGGAGCTGACGGTGGAGGAGCGAAACCTCCTTTCGGTGGCCTACAAGAACGTGATCGGTGCGCGGAGAGCCTCGTGGAGGATAATCAGCAGCCTGGAGCAGAAGGAAGAGAGCAAAGCGAGTGAGGAGAAGCTGGTTATGTACAGGGACTATCGGAAGCTG GTAGAAAAAGAGCTGAAATCAATCTGCAAAGATATTCTAGAAGTACTGGACCAGCATCTGATCCCAGCCTCCATTTCGGGAGAGTCCAAGGTTTTCTACTacaaaat GAAGGGAGACTACCACAGGTACCTGGCGGAGTTCGCCACCAGCAACGACAGGAAGGAGGCGGCTGAAAACAGCTTAGTAGCTTACAAAGCGGCCAGCGACGTCGCTTCAACCGAACTGCCGCCCACGCACCCCATTCGCCTGGGACTGGCCCTCAACTTCTCAGTTTTCTACTACGAAATCCTCAACTCGCCGGACCGCGCTTGCAG GTTGGCGAAGGAAGCCTTTGACTGTGCCATCGCCGAACTGGACACGCTGAGCGAGGAGAGCTACAAGGACTCGACGCTCATCATGCAGCTGCTACGTGACAACTTGACACTTTGGACCTCAGACTTACAGGGAGACG